A segment of the Lycium ferocissimum isolate CSIRO_LF1 chromosome 10, AGI_CSIRO_Lferr_CH_V1, whole genome shotgun sequence genome:
TTTTCAAAACCCGTAGTTCTCAACAAATGATAACAATATCTAATTCGTGTCAGAAATACTCGAGCAGTACATAAACCAAGCTAAAAGAGGTTTAGTTGGTTACCAacccttttcctttcttccgCTCATTTACCAGATAGAAAGCAACTACTCTGATCAATTAATTTATAGCTTTATAGTGACAAAAGATTCTTCATGATAATTAATGCTTTATTTGCATTCTCATTAACACTTTCAATCCTTGGGGGTGTTAACAGTTAAGAATTCACAAAGTGAAAGATGGATATTAAGGAAGAGCATAAATTAGAGAGAAATAACGACCTTAACTCCCAAGTGTATGTTCAGTGTCTCCAAAAGAGGAGATGCCCGCAATAGGCTAGCTACTCCATACAAATTATACTCTGTCACATGCATCTCTAACGTTAGACATTTGCATCTCAATTCTGGAAGTGGCACTTCTTCATGTTCATTTTCTTCCAACATGAATACAACCTGGTGATATAATCTCAATGAAATTAGTAAAGGATAGAGAAAGAAGCAACAATAAAGAAAGATAATccataataaaaaaaactagTGCTATGACAAATCTAACCACTATAAGGAACAACAATGTACATAATGCTAGTTTCTAAATAATCTATTGCCGGTAAATAAATATCCAACTTCAGAATGTAGATAAGAATATCATAGAAGGTCACAAAAGGCGAAGACAAGATCATTCTATATGTATAAAAGAAATTTCTTTCAATTATTcaccaaaatatattttttcgcTGAAAATTTCATGTATACAGAATTTCATAATAGCATTAGATTTTGAAGGCTGTTCTCTGTCTCAGGTTTACATCTTGCAATTCTTTgctaataaaaatcaaataaagaacAAGGTCTTTAGACGTAAAAACAAACCTTTGCGAACCAACTTCCAATTGTTAGCTGAGTCACATGACTCAACTTTTGAAGATAGTCCAGAACAAGGTTCTCGAAAACTTGATGATAATCACGACACATGTCTTCCTCATCagcatcttcatcttcatcccgAGATTCAGTGATACATGTAATCTCAAAAGGAAGGCTGGCAGTAACCAAAGAGGATACATTTACTAGCCTACACTTGAGATGTCCAAGATCTCCTGAAATATCCAAATGCTGAATATGTGGGGCAATAATTTCCAAAAGCTCctcatttccatcacaaggcTTCAAATAGCCAGCCAACGTTAGTCTCTTCAAATTTAAAGAGGTAATTTCAAGAAGATGAAAACCATGGAATACTGACAATTTCAAAGTTTCCAAAGCAGGACAACCTGACAGTaagttcacaatatcatcatcatctaacTCTATCCAATCCAGCTTTAGGCTCTTTAAAGAGTTCCAAGCTATGACCTGTCCTTTATCAAACACCCAATGGCTCAAATCCAATCTAATTAACGACGAATCAGCGTACATAGTTAGAGGCAAAATGTAAGTGAGATCACAACCACGTGAACACAAAAAAACATCTTCCGCTTTTCTTTCCACAGCAAAACTAATCCACCGGGTAATTTCCAACTCACAGTTCCAATAAGAGGTGTAATCTAAATCGAGATggaattttttgattttggaaCAAGTGGAATGAGTTAAAACATGGTCCACAAAGGATACGAAGTTTTGTGACTCGGAATGACTCTTAATGAAAAGGAAATTATGAATTGAAGTCCAGAGATAACGCCACCTCTTTGAGACAACACATGATGCAACGGCATCATTTGTAGGCAAAAGAGAGAGAATTTGTACAAGTAGTGCGTCAGGCAATTGACTGATATGGTCTagagtttcttcttcttcaactccattCTTTGACAATGAATCTCTCAAATTACTTAACCCGCCATTTCTGTTGGTTTCGGGTTTTTGGGCCTCGTTTTGTTTTCGTTTGGTTTTCTCCACTTCTCCCTACTTTAGACTTTGGATTGGGAGTGCCGTTTTCTACAGGTTCCTTTCTGAGTTCTTTCTATCCTGATGGCTAACACATGTCCGCCGGAATAGGAAATGCATACAAAACTAAagttacttatttatttatactCCCCGGTTAAAAAATAGTACCCATTtagcttttattttttagtttagaaagagtgttcacttatcaaattaagaaagaattaactttattttttcaatttttttcttattaagtGTTCAAATCTCAATATCTACttaattaggggtaatttagtcaaattatctatttttatttaggaattatagtattttcttaaggagcGTGCAAATGgttaagtgaacactctttttgaacagGAGGGAGTATCATCTAAAATTCATCAACTCAAAGTTTAATCATCCAAGAATTAATTTGCTATATTTTGTTACATAAAAGTTATACCATTTTGACTTAGTTATAACTAAAACTAAATCGTACctaaactttaattttttgtaccgGAAATATGACATCGCACTCCAAAATAAGTTAGTTACTCTGAGATAATTTCAGTTTTTAACGCTAATTTCTCATTGTAATTTACGATTATaatatttctttcctttttcattttattttcttgtaataTCTTATTAACTGATTAtcattaaagtaaaaaaagaaatttgactattttgcccttaatattgTTTAGTTAATTTATTAAATACATTTGTAATTAGCAGAAGAGTGTTGTTGGAACATCAATTCAATGATACGTTTTCCTGACTTCAAATtgttaaaagaaaatcaaaataaggagATAAGCGTAATTTTGTAAATGACAAAGGAAATCAGTGTTACAAAGAGAAACTTGGGAGAACGTCTAAATAATTAAGCCATTACATTTAATATGTTTATAAGCTAACTAGTTATTTTGGAGTATTTTCAGTACAAAGTATGAAAAGTCAGGTGAGATTTACAACTTAATCAAAGTTGGATGACTTTTATGtgataaaaaaattgatttttgtatGATAAATTTAAAGTTGGATGACAGCCTGTCACACCCCTACGAGCAGTATGATGGGCTCCGACCCATAAGCCGGAAACCGcctgacttatccgttactttgaacatcataaaccataactcaaagaatacctgcacgcagaaaaggcccaacataaaAATGTCCGATCATTcagcacatatgtacatatgcagaCCGATAAGGTCGCCAtaacataacgtatatcataaagccggcaaggctaacagtaaagtatcaCCGACCAAAACAATGCC
Coding sequences within it:
- the LOC132034879 gene encoding putative F-box/LRR-repeat protein At5g02930; this encodes MKHRMNYDLGEVEKTKRKQNEAQKPETNRNGGLSNLRDSLSKNGVEEEETLDHISQLPDALLVQILSLLPTNDAVASCVVSKRWRYLWTSIHNFLFIKSHSESQNFVSFVDHVLTHSTCSKIKKFHLDLDYTSYWNCELEITRWISFAVERKAEDVFLCSRGCDLTYILPLTMYADSSLIRLDLSHWVFDKGQVIAWNSLKSLKLDWIELDDDDIVNLLSGCPALETLKLSVFHGFHLLEITSLNLKRLTLAGYLKPCDGNEELLEIIAPHIQHLDISGDLGHLKCRLVNVSSLVTASLPFEITCITESRDEDEDADEEDMCRDYHQVFENLVLDYLQKLSHVTQLTIGSWFAKVVFMLEENEHEEVPLPELRCKCLTLEMHVTEYNLYGVASLLRASPLLETLNIHLGVKLTDFHCELELSYFDEVDNISLRSWISDIVFPNLKNVKIVGCTEKCLKEFWCEGGDKLFKLSKFLIKNAVALKKFVIIGKRRKCWKCKESCFSRYLSGIAKKLLDIPRSSKNVVITYEEYALHD